From Gossypium raimondii isolate GPD5lz chromosome 11, ASM2569854v1, whole genome shotgun sequence:
GAAGAAACCGGATTCGTGACAGGATGTGATTGGTTAGGGCTACTGGGAGAGTGATTAACAGCGGTCACCGCCGCGGAGGTATTGAAATTAGCCGTGTTAATATTTGCAGCCATATCAAACcctaattaaacaaaattgtattttttttcctttcccttttttccCCTAAGTCGTCAAGTTGAACGACCAAGAAAAACAATAGAAAACGGAgatcaaaattgattgaaaaaataataaaaattcgtacgagaaaaaaaaaagtgaagagTTAAAATTCAATGTTACGAAAATGCAAATCTTAAGATTTTcccaaaaataaccaaaaaaaaggaTTTAATGATCCGATCAGCGAAGAGAGACGacgattaaaaaaaattaataataataaaagaagaagaagagcgaTGGAAACTCTGCTTCTCTCTTTCtgttttttctctcttctaatcttttttttctttgaaaacttgtttattttccACAAAGCTGCTTGCTTAAATAGTGGGGTTttgttactttttttattttacgatTTTGTTTTTGGTGAGAATTTGGGTAATTTTACCGCTGTAGAACTCTAATTAGGAATGGTTTTCCAAGTTTCGTTTATGCTGTAAGATTCAGTTATCTACTTCTACTACAACTATAACTATTAGTAGTATTTTTTCTTTCAGGTAATTAAGTTCTAATCCAATATAACTATGCCATGTAagcatattaattaatttatggtcTTTAGTATTCCTGTTTCTAAAATTACTAGGTATTATTGTccattcataatatataattactaTGGTTCCATCCCagtttattatttgtttgtattaaattacagaaaaaaattaatgttaaaatatgctttaaatttacatttaaaattcaatccttctattttaatttttcaggaATATGACCGCCTATTTTTCAGGAATATGATCGTctatttttcagatttaaaaATTCAGTTCCAATTTTTACCAGTTTAAAAATTCTTCTAGTAAATTTTatgatgtgacattttgaatttttttaaaaaattacttgatAGTAGACCTGTCCACCCGGCCGGGCCaggaaaaaaatttcggccaCCTCCTAGgctcgggcccggcccggcccgaaatatgggcttgaaaTTTTGCCTAGGCTCGGCCcgggaaaaatatcataagcccgagcccggcccggcccatttttaaaataaacattaaaaattattttaaaaataaaaactaaaaaatcattttaaaattaaaaaataaaaataaaaatatatatttattatattcgggccgggtccgggccaaaaaagtggtgcccaaGGCCCGGCctgttttttaaacgggcctcgttttttgcctaagcccatatttcgggcctatatttttacccgaaccctcccatatttcgggcgggccgttgggccgcccggcccatggacaggtctacttgATAgtctaggggtgagcaaaactcaattcggtttgaaaaattcaaaattcaagttatcgaatcaaattattcgagtcaacttgAATAAGTATTTCGAGTTTTGTGTTCgagttgagttgaattttataattcaaataactcgaataattttgAATAACATATCGGTATAAATACTCCTTTGGtccttgtcaattttgaaaatgagcaacctggtctttctcaaaaaaaataaaaaaaatcttaaaattcaaaatatttataaaaaattctaaaatttatattttttaaaaaattctaaagaatgtataaagaaagttaaattttaaaaattttctaaaatattaatttcaggatctaaataagttaattaattattcgactcaattcaatttcatttcactcgattaataaaaatttaaatagaattaagatgataaaataggactcacaacttgattaactcaatttttcactcaattttatCGAACGCTCATCCctacatatgaaaataaaataacattgaaaatactaattaaaaatttcctcTAAAACACACATTTGAAATCgtcatgataaaataaaatttttttgttggaaTAGTTTTGTTGTGAAAATTTGATgtcatcatttttattaaaatagttaataatattaactatttagactaattaaCATTATAGAAGTAGAGGAACCAAATTATGTCgaaatttaaagtatataaattatgtaacagctcgtttttcagtggtatcgaaaacagtggtttcggggccaccaaatctgacaagtaagttcgtaaatattattatttaatatttacgagtccaatgtgatttttaaaaaggtttttgatttgataatttatgttatataagtgacTTATTAAGTTCAACTGGTTTTATAAAATAAGGTATTGGGACCTTGTTTTTctaaactgagccgtaaataaaaatatttacagagtgtcattaaggtggtattaaagtttccttaaaaaattttaacgtttcgattgttaattaattaaaaaggatcaaattaaaaaaaagcacATTCCCGGGACTCCGTTCCTGTAAATCGAACTTCTAGTTgtatagttaattaggtttcgattaagtgaatttacttgaattaaaagtaattaggtataatgactaaattacatataggatgaaagttaaattatagattaaagaaaaaataaaaggaataaagttaaaatatatattataatattataatattatataataataaaacaaataaataaaagaaatagatatAGAGAAAGAAACTGAGAAGCAAAAACGAAGCAAGGGAAGAAGaatattatataaggttttttttattctaaaaaaatatttttcatattaacaaTATCACATCAGTATAGCACAAGAAAACGTTGAATCATACTAGCATGTTGAATATTTCATTAGATCAATTATAGGCGAAATTGAAATGGTTCATACTTGGTAAAGTGTatggaagaagaaaatattgatAATCTTAATAAAGCAAATTCAAATTCGGATGATGATGGTCTCGGTTAGACCTgcccatgggccgggccgggccgggttcgggcatgacccacaaaaaaatttcagcccgtttactaggctcgggcccggcccggcccgaaatatgggcctgagattttgccTAGACCCGGCCcaaagaaaaaatatagggcccgagcccgtttttaattaaaattattttttaattgttattaaaattaattgttagtaaaattatcaaattattaattgttaattgtattgattgttgtaataaaatctaacattttattagtaaatgtatcaaattattaattgtattaattgttgtaataaaatctaacatttgattagtaaatttatcaaattattaattgtattaattgttgtaacaaaatctaacatttgattagtaaaacaaacttgatgttttattattattattttgtaacactagtcaaggaaatgaaagtaaataaacttaaaataaaaaactattatattttaaaaataaaaaatatatatttaatatttttcgggCGGACGGGCCCGGCCAAAAATCTTGCCCGAGGCccagcccattttttaaacgggcctaaaattttgcccaagcccatatttcgggcctatatttttacccaaaccctcccatattttgaCAGTCAGTCAGTCGGGCAGCCTACCATGGATGTGTCTAGTCTCGGTTAATGACCAACAAATGATGATAATGAGCGTAtgttaaatattacaaatgaaATAATCGAACAAACATGCAtagaacaattagataaaattgcatatgatatttatttttcttgctatttttatcaataatcgtgttatcaactaattttttaaactaacataatacatatgattatttgatttaaattttgttacttagaaattattttattaaactaatattttaaaaaatataaattatttatgtgtaattaaaatttgtactTTATTAGCTAAACGGGTCTAAGGAATTACAATTACAAAAAGTGTAATTAtactttcattcaattattcCATGTTGTCCAAATAGACCTTTGGTGGagttttaacttaaaatttgttGATTGAAACCTTTTTCCaatcattttgatatatttaaatattttataaaaaaatatgatgagaattttatcttttaatgtttacattttaatttcacttttattcttttacgAGCTAAATTTGATATTCAATCTTAAACAAAAgtataatttgatcattaatcattcaaaatcatttaattattatttttaacgaaagtactaattaaaatgttaaaattttaaacatagcAGCCCGTGTGGCAATTCACATTTACatcatacattttttaaaattatgatcttttataatttttggattttaattttgaatatttttataatttttataatttttattattgtaacatataaaataaatagtatcaTTGCCACATAAATTGCCATactaatatcattaaaaaataattttagttaacactttcttaaaaaagaaattgactatttaaaaaaataatgattaaattttactaaaaataattaaggattaaattgataaaaaataaagtcgGTTAATTAAAACTATCATTTtgctttttaaaaatacatgatTGCTCTTTGTATGAGTCGTTTTTAATAGATAAAAGCTTtgtttttcgtaaattttcaaaagcgACTTAATCACTTTCGAAAtagataaaatcaaatatttagagggattaatttatttcatgccGAAATTGAGAGATATGGGAAATGTGTTTTTACGTAAAAcatcaattttatctaatttctCATCAGCATTTATTCCAAGGAAGCAAGGTAGGGCCAATAAAATGCCCAAGCAACTATTTTACTATGGGTGCAACGTGTCCACAGATCTGTGAGGTTACTTCTTTCGTCTAGTGCGTTAATCTCTGCCGTTTACAGCTTCTAGATTCTCACGCTGATTAGTTAAACGCAGCGCTTTAGTAAAATTACAcaatattacattaaaatttcaaatgtacAGAGTATAATACGAAGAAAGATATAATCGGCGGCGATATCGGAGGAAACGACGACGGCGGCAGAGACACAGATTCGTGGCCAATCAACTAATGAAGACGATATCTCGTCATTTTTACGGCGACTCTGAGAAAACCGCCTTCTCCATATCGATAGTTGAGGTagtaattttttcataaaactctatgaaaggaaaaaaaaaaaaaaagagtagaaGCTTTAAGGACTAgggtataattttttttttacgatGAGCAGAACATGAAAGAAGACTATGGCTTATTCGTTTGGCCTTGTAGTATCGTACTGGCCGAGTATGTTTGGCAACACAAACTGCGCTTTTCCGGGAATAATGTAGTCGAGGTATTTCTTATAATAAATTCGAATTTTCGCTTTGGTATCTCgagaatttttatgtttgtttttttgcAGCTCGGTGCAGGAACTTGCTTACCTGGATTGGTAGCTGCCAAAGTTGGCTCCAATGTCACCCTTACCGACGATGCAAATAGATTGGAGGTAGTATTTACTTACTTTTACCTGTAAATATAGTATCCCTGAgttgaaaattgataattttatccaaaatttgGAACACTAGTAGAAATTAATGTTGATTATAAATCCTTTTATCAGCCTAAAATTTGCTTTTGCTTAAACTGAATTATTATGACTGCAactaatattttactttttgataTTGAGCCACTGAAGTATGTACATGTATTGTTTGATGTAAATACAGGTGCTTGAGAACATGAGAGGAGTCTGTGAACTAAATAATCTGAAATGTGAAGTAAGGTTTATGTTGATTGCTTGGATATTCTGTTACTTTATATCAGCCTGGTGTACTTATGAATTGCTTTTCATggatttaagttttgtttttagGTATTAGGATTGACATGGGGGGTTTGGGATGCATCCATATTTAGTTTACACCCGAAAATTATTCTTGGGGCTGATGTTCTTTACGATGCACGAGGTATAAAACTACTTTACGATATTCTAGTTCCTTTGATTTATGCTGAAACAAAACGGTGACGGACTTGTGTTGGTAAGCCTTTGATGACCTCTTTGCAACTGTAACATTTCTGCTCCAAAGTAATCCAGGCTCGGTTTTCATAACAACTTATCATAATCGAAGGTACTAGTTCTCTCCTCGGTCTCGTTTGTATTCTGATATATTCTGGTCCGGATTTTCTAGGATTCAATCAGAATTATGATGGCGACTGTTGTCTTGTTTTCCCAAGTCAAGTTCTTTAGTTGTTTCTACTGACTATGACTAATAATCTTGCAGCGGCCATCATCTTATTGAGTTCCTAATGGTCAAATGGGGACTCAAGTGTGTGAAGCTTCTTGATGGTTTTTCGTTATTACCATCCGATAAGGCAGCTAGGCTTAGTGGAAACATTCAATTGGCAGAAATCATATTGAACCACGAGCAAATTGAGGTAATTGGGAAACATTAGATTAGCATGCATAAGTTTTGTTAAGCAGCCATATTTATGTGCATTCTTACTTGACTGCTGCAGGAAACTTCTTCCTCTGGAGCTAGATGATTATGTTTAATTCACCTACACATTTGTCAATTTATATTACTCCTTGTAGCACAAATGAACTATGCCTTAAGTTCAGTAAGATCGTATGCTGAAAATGATTGGAAAATGGTTTGTCAAGTGTTACTCGTTAGTCTCACTCTTGGTATTCTATTATTGATGCATATGCCAGTTTTCCTTTTGTACTTTTGCATTAGATATGGTCACTCTTTCTTGTTTGAATTCTTCTATATTCATAGCATGTTATTGAATCCTTTGAATTGGGAGACTTGGATACCAAgtcttttgtttttaagtttttaggcAAAGCTTGATCCGAACAAAATAGGGGTTTCAAGGATCAGCTTTTGTGCATTAAAGCAAAGTGATGAAAAAAATCTACAATTTTGGTCAAACTGCCAT
This genomic window contains:
- the LOC105802164 gene encoding uncharacterized protein LOC105802164 isoform X1, with the protein product MKTISRHFYGDSEKTAFSISIVENMKEDYGLFVWPCSIVLAEYVWQHKLRFSGNNVVELGAGTCLPGLVAAKVGSNVTLTDDANRLEVLENMRGVCELNNLKCEVLGLTWGVWDASIFSLHPKIILGADVLYDARAFDDLFATVTFLLQSNPGSVFITTYHNRSGHHLIEFLMVKWGLKCVKLLDGFSLLPSDKAARLSGNIQLAEIILNHEQIEETSSSGAR
- the LOC105802164 gene encoding uncharacterized protein LOC105802164 isoform X2 gives rise to the protein MKTISRHFYGDSEKTAFSISIVENMKEDYGLFVWPCSIVLAEYVWQHKLRFSGNNVVELGAGTCLPGLVAAKVGSNVTLTDDANRLEVLENMRGVCELNNLKCEFCF